The Prunus dulcis chromosome 3, ALMONDv2, whole genome shotgun sequence genome segment CAAATCTACATGAGATATGTTGTCTCAGTTTGGAGCTGCGCCTTTCTTACCGTTTTTCTCACCACATTTTTTTTGACAGCTCGCAGCATTCTCTTAACTTTTcacttttctcttcttcttcataactTGCATTGCACCCTAATTTTAAACATGTGCTCGTGCAAACCCAGTTTGTTTAACTTTCAAATTAAcactttctcttttccttcacAAATTTAATGTGAAGGACTTACTGCATTAAAAATCAGTTAATCAGGATATTAGTTGACTATGCGTCATGCGCAGGTTAGAGAGAATCCTGCTCCTAAAAAATTACCGCCAGCTTTGTACACTTTCAAAAGCCAGTTTCAGTCCCATCCTCGACACTCGAGGCTCAGGCCATGCGCGTCTGTATTTTGATGGAAATCCTCCATCCCGGAACATTTTGTCATGCAACAGAATGCTTGCAGCGCATGTGAGAAATGATCAAACGCCAATTGCACAAGACCTGTTCGATCAAATGCTCGTGAAAGACGTCGTTTCGTGGAACACCATGTTGACGGGTTTGCAGAAAGCCAAAAACCCACACGGAGTTAATCGATGCTTCTTGCAAATGAGAAGAGATGGCTTTAGACCAAGTGAGTATACCATCTCGACGGTACTCAATGCCTTTCTGGGCACACCGTTTAATGTTTTGGTATCGCAGATTCATGCCCTTGTAGTCCGTTTGGCGCTCAGCTCAAGCGTGTTTGTTGGGTCAGCGCTGATCAAAGGGTATGCAAATATAGGGGATCAGATTGCTTTAAGCAGAGTGTTTGATGAGATTCCGATGAAGGATGTCTCGTCTTCGAATGCATTGGTTTCAAGTTACATGGAACTGGGGTGCACGCTCGAGGCTCAAAGAGTTTTTGATGTCATGCTGGAGAGGAATATAGTTTCTTGGACTAGTTTGGTAAGCGGGTATATCAACAATAAGAGGATCAACAAAGCTCGCTCTGTTTTCGACaaaatgagagaaaagaaTGTGGTTTCATGGACTGTTATGATCAGTGGGTatgtgaaaaatcagaaatttaTGGATGCCCTGGATCTTTTCCTCTTGATGTTGAAATCCGGGGCTCTGCCGAATCACTTTACATTTTCAAGTGTGTTAGATGCATGTGCTGGTTGTTCTTCACTTATACTGGGGCAGCAAGTTCACTCGAGCATCTTAAAGCTTGGTAGGCCGGATGATGTCATCATGTCAACTTCGCTTGTTGATATGTACGCAAAATGCGGGGACATTGAAGCGGCATATTGTGTTTTCGGATCCATGCCGAGAAaaaatttggtgacatggaatTCAATCATAGGAGGTTCTGCGAGGCATGGACTCGCAACAAAAGCATTGGACAAGTTTGAGAGAATGATCAAGTGTGGTGTAAGGCCAGATGAAGTTACATTTGTAAACGTGTTGTCGGCTTGTGGGCATTGTGGGATGGTTGAGAAGGGTGAAAATCTATTTAACTCCATGAAGGCAAAGTTTGGAATCGAACCAAACGTCGAGCATTACGCATGCATGGTCGACCTCTATGGGAAAGCATGCAACCTAGAGGAAGCGGAGAAATTGATACAGGGGATGCCATTTCAGCCGGATGTTGTGATTTGGGTTGCATTCCTTGGTGCATGCGTTTTGCATTCAAGTCTTCAACTAGGTGAGTTTGCTGctaaagaaattgagaaactGAGAAATGACCATCCCGCAATATATTCGACGCTTTCAAAGATCCATGGCGAAAGAGGGGTATGGGACAGTGTACTAGAGTTTAGGAAAATTATGAAAGGGAAACACATTCAAAAGCAGATTGCAGGTAGCTGGGTCGAGTCTCAATATAGAATAAGATGAACCACCAATTGAAGGTTGCGCACCAAGAATCCAACACAAGAAGTCTTTTTCGTTTTTTCGTTTTTGCtgctacttttctttttcaatctttTGCTAGCACTTTGGTAGTGGGGAGAAAAAAGACTTCCATtgataaaaaatcataatataaAGCTGCGTAAGCCTTTATGTCAAATTTTAAACTGCTTCTTAATCTTGAATACCGGCAAGATTATCACATCCAAGATTAAATAACAATAGCGGATACGATACAAAACTATAGACTAGGGAAACTAATACTCCAAGAAAATGTTACAGAAACATTGAAAGCCCTTCCCCAGCCACAATGACAAATGAGCAGCTGAGAGACGCAAAATGCTTAAATATGATGAAGAATCCTAGACCAGCTCTCACTGATTGCGCTTTGTTACTCAGACAAGAATCCGCAGATTCCGAAGATGGATGGGTATCaacttcattttctgtttttgttttcatcccTGTCCTCCCGCTTCTTgtaaagcttctcaagaacACGCTTGGCTTCACACTGGGGAAAATTCGCCAAATCATAGTAGTGGGGTGCTATATCAACAAGCCTGTAGAAATGGAAAATTTGCGAGATTACAAACAGGATAACGACACAAAAATTTTGATTCACCTCAACAAATGACTCTAACCATTACTCAACatctatacaaaaaataaataaaaatataaaacctttagagagagagagagaaagagagagagagactaacCACTCCCCACGAATATCTGTCACTGTACGGATAAAATTCCTGCTTGTCAAGACATATTCGTTGTAAATCACCCATTCTGGTTTATGATCCAAGCAATTTGACGGATGCAAATGTACCACCTGCCAAATAAGATCATACATATAATACATATTAGGAGCCAACACAAATACTGATAAGGGAAAAAAGGGATGACAGATGGTCCAAAtagaaagataaaaataaagaataatttTACATACCTGGTTATCTTTCACTGTCAGGTAGTGTCCAGTGCGTTCCAGGTGAGCCACCTGCATGAAATATCCAGCTAGCATGgcttttcttatgtttatgtAGTAGTCACGACTATTGAAATCAGTACTGCATAACTTCAGGCTAAACCGAGCCATTATGCGCACTAGTTGCTGCCTGACGTTGTCTGCAGACTTCAATGCCCTCTGATTGACAAAGTTCTCGTAGCACCACGATGGATCCTCATCTACAACCCATTcaaaaataagaattttataCCAAGACACTGAAGAAAATAACTTCAAATCAGTATTGAAATAAACAGATAGATGTACTTACTGTTTTGCTTGTATGCATGATACACGTTCAGAAGCGTGAGATGATCTCCATCAATGTGTCCAAACCTAGCTTTTGCCTCGTCTGCAGCTTTTTGAGCCTCCCTAGGCCGGACAAAGCAATTGGGTACTAAGAAATAAATTGGTTATCACAGACGAGGCCCATGGAACGTTAGCAGATGCATAGAGGCGAGACGACACCATTTGCTTCATGAGATAATACTGAGAAACTGCAACTATCTGCATCAGCACTTACTTAAAAATCCATAGGTACATGCCAACCGGGGGCATGGAACCCAGACAAGACAGTTGCTGATGACAACCTAATTTGACACAGTACCACTTCAACCACATGCACATGCATTTGCATGCAGTTGTAGCAGTCAGGACAACACGTGCACAAAAAAATGTATGTACACATAACAGATCAATCGGCATGCAACCAAGAATGATGCAGCCTGACCTGAACCAAGACAGACACAACTGAGAAAGCggaagaataaagaaataagTACCTGAAAGCATTGCAGATATtgacaaaatttcatttgagCAGTTGAACTCGGGGCTAACAACCAGCATTTTTGACATCTGAGGATCTAACGGGAACTCACTCATAATCTCCCCCAGCTTCGTCAAGTTACCATCATCATCCAATGCACCCAAATAATTCAAAACCTCTAATGCTCTCATCAATGTCTCAGGAGCAGGGGGATccataaaatcaaaatgaacCAAATCATCTATTCCTAGTTTCTTCAAAGTAAGAACTGTATTTGCAAGGTTTGATCTCAATATTTCTGGATATGTCTGTGGTTGAAGATCATTATGGAAACTTTTCTCAGTATATAGTCTGAAACATTTTCCTGGCTGAGTTCTTCCAGCACGCCCTGACCTCTGATGTGCACTTGCCTTAGAAATTGGAGATACCAACAAGGATTCAACACGCACTCGTGGGTTATAAACTTTTTGTTTAGCAAATCCCGGATCAATAACATAAACAATTCCATCTATAGTGAGAGAAGTTTCTGCAATGTTTGTTGACACTACAATCTTCCTTCCAGGAATTCCGCCTTCGTTTATGGGAGGAGGAGCAGGATCAAATATTTTCTGTTGCATAGCTGGAGGAAGAGTTGAATATAGAGGGACCACTTTCACAGGACCAGCCTGGTCACCCAGGTTTCCAACTTCTTTGTTAATTTTGCGGCATGCATCTTCTATCTCTTCCTCTCCCGTTAGAAAAACAAGTATATCTCCTGGGGTCTCATACATATGAATCTGCACGACTGTTCGAATTGCCGCCTCCAAATAATCCCTTTCAGGTTCCTCTGTGTAAAAAATTTCCACTGGATGAAGCCTTCCAGGAACTTTCATAAGTGGTGCACCACTGAAATAACCCTGAAACTTTTCAGCCTCAAGTGTGGCACTCATCACAACCAGCTTCAAGTCAGGTCTGTTTCTCAATACTTCCTTCAGAAGCCCGAATAGAACATCTGTTGCTAAAGTTCTTTCATGAGCCTCATCAAGAATTATCACACTGTATCGCTCTAATAGTGGATCTGTCATTGCTTCTCTTAAAAGCATTCCATCCGTTAGATACCTGCCACACAATAAAAATGCGAATATGTAAATTATGTATCCCTTGGCTCTCAGCTAAAAGATTCcgtaaagaaaacaaaaacaaagaagttgAGCTTACTTCAGCACTGTTCTGGCACTGCTGCAGTCTTCAAAACGGATGCTATAACCAACCTCTTCTCCTATGGTTACATCCATCTCTTCAGCAACACGACGGGACACTGACATTGCAGCCACTCTACGGGGTTGGGTACATGCAATCATCATCTTCCTACGTTTATCTGGAGTTTCCGAATCAACAgcttccaaaacaaattgaGGGATCTGCAATGGAGAAGCACATATTGAATTTAGTGAACCCAGTAGGTAATATTCTTAGTTGTGTTGGGAAAGTGGTACACATTATAACATTCAGCAAAAAAGAGAACTATTTATAACAGGGCCTTTGGAAAACCAAGAATTCTACATTCAAATAACACAACAGCCACTGGTCTTTGGGTAAAAGGGCACCCTCTGCCAAGGGtgacaaatttggttcagcaagtTAGGTGAATCAGTAAATTctaccaaaccaaaaaaaatgaaggaatGAAACCAAAAGCTACTTGCATTATAGAATTAAATCATTACCATGCAAAACATAAGTCGACTGCATGTCATATAAGTTTCACAACTGGGCGTTAAAAAAGCAATGCACAACATGGTGGACGACTACAAGAAGTTCTAAAAATTccactttcttttctctcaGTTTACCTTCCTAAACAACACAATATTTACTATTATTTTCAAGCTAACAGCAATGGTAATGCAACTACCATTAAGTTTAAGGGTCATCTTTCATCGagtttctcagcaaccaaagaAGAAACGTAATCTTAGCTCATTTTACGAATAAATATTCATTACCAAGTGCAAAATTTCCATTCgactttcttttctctcaGTTTACCTTCCTAAACAACACAATAGTTACCATTATTTTCAAGCTAACAGCAATGGTAATGCAACTACCATTAAGTTTAAGGGTCATTTTTCATCGagtttctcagcaaccaaagaAGAAACGTAATCTTAGCTCATTTTACGAATAAATATTCATTACCAAGTGCAAAATTTCCATTCACTTTGCATTAAGTTTTCAATGCTACCATAGAGaccaaattaaagtaaaaagcCTTGCAGAAACAAACCTGGGTGGTTTTACCACTACCAGTCTCACCAACCAAAATAAGAGACTGGCTGGCCTTGAGAGCTTGCAAGAACTCCTCTTTCTGGTGCCAAACAGGCAAAGTCTTCCTCTTCTCAAGGATCTCATAATACCTCTGCGAGTAAGGCTTGCCGGTCCACCTATTGATCAGATTGCTCACCGCGTTATGATTCGCTGTGGCTCCTGCACCACCGTTCGATTTACTCATCTTCGCTGATGAGACTGAGGTCTCGTCCACCACGTCGAACAGGCTcaccttcctcttcctctccgTACCCATCAATCAAAAACCTTAACAGCGCAGAAACCCAAAAGGCTATCAGTTGGATCCTAACGAAGTCGGATAGGATCCGAATCGAGggtttctcttccttttcctatTTACTATTTAGCCCTAAAATTAGCAAACCCTAGAAGATAGAAGAAGATTGAGAATTTCAGGGAGAGAGGCTAGGGCTTTTGCATTGTgcaattaatattattattaataggGAGGTGAAATTTCAAGAATTATACTTTAGTCCCtcttttgttaacttttttctttttgggaacTTGATGAACTCATAATTTCAATCTAGTCCGGCCCCGAGGGGAGGCCCAATAACTGCAGCCTATAATCGGGAAAAGGGATTATGCGGGAGGCCCAATAATGATCTGATTTACTCGGGAAATGGGAAGGGGCCGGTTTCTCAAATTCTACTGGGCTTCTATGGaatgaaaattttccaaaaatagCATTATGATGTTTACTTACTATGAAAATGTATAAGAAGAAAAGTATTCCAATTTAGAATTCTCTGACGTTTActaacatataaaaaatatgtgtCTCACCTTAAAATTGGTTATCttcaaaatcagaaattgGACCACTACTAGTCGATAATTGATCCAAATCGAATTCCTTACATACTCCGGTCTTTAAGTTCTCGATTCTTTACTTCCTAATTCGAAATAAATAATCATGTCAAATTATAAATGTTTCTTAGTCTTCTCTAATAATGaaaaccatcgaaaagttttgacATCCATAAAGTCTCTTATTCAACAACTCTTTTACGAAATCCACTTCTATCATCAAATCTTGATATTgggctttctttttctctcctcttgtTATAAAACTTTCTAAGGCTACTAAACCCACAGTTCTTGTATTCACGGCCCATATATCTTAATTACTAACCACtaatataacaaaattaatttatctACTAACCTCATAGTTTTTTTATTCTATATAAATTGTATAACCAAGTTAAGGTATTTACTCAAATGAATATTAGTAAATGTTGGTTTTGTATATGGATTAAAGAATCAAAATTACggatataatatataaaaaatcaaaatcaaaatcaaaatatgggATTATAACAAATTTGGTTTAGCTTGCCATTGCCTTAGCTTGACTAGCTTTGCCTTTCCTAACCATGACTTTGCCTTGCCTTTGCTAAGCAATGTCTCCCATTTGGCTTGGCTTACCTTTCCTTATCTTGTCAAGGCATGCACCTTGCTTTTACCGTGTTTTGTCTTCCTTTGCCTCACCCTGCCTTTGTGTTGTGGTGCCTTGTGTTGGCTTTGCCTTGCATTACCTTGACAttgctttgctttttcttGACTTGCCTTGTTTTGTGTTGCCTTTGCCTCTTGTCTTCCCTTGCCTTGCTCTCCCTTGCCTTTGCCATGAGTTGTCTTCCATTGTCTTTGCCATGACTTGTCTTACCTTGCAATTGCCTTGTCTTGCCTTTGCTTTGTCTTATCTTGCAATTGTCTTGCCTTGCCTTGTCTTTGCTTTGTCTTACCTTGGCTTTCCTTGTCTTGTCTTGCCTTACCTTGactttctttgcctttgtcTTCTCATTGTCTTGCCTTCGCTTGCATTGTGTTGTGTTGCCTTTGCCTTACCTTGCCTTTGCTTTGGCTTTCCCTTATCATTCCTTTGCCtttcttttgctttgcttcAACTTGCCATTGCCTTGCCTTGCTTTGCCTTAACTTTTCCATTTCTCGGCCTTTCCTTTGAGTTGCATTGACTTGCCATGcctttctttgtctttgtctttATCTTTGCCTTTGCCTTTTTCTTGCCTAAACTTGCCTGGACTTGCCATGTCTTGTCTTTTTCATTTCCCCTTGCCTTGTCTTGTCTTGCCTTACTTTGCCTTTACCTTTGCCTTGCCTTTGAGTTGCCTAGACTTTCCTTGCCTTGCCTTACCTTGTCTTATTATTGCCTTGCCATTTTCATGCATTGTCTTCCCTTGTCGTGCATTGCCTCTGCCTTTgtcttttccaattttgtcCAAAAACAGCCCAACAATTCCTTAATAACATGTATGGAGTCTAGTAATATtcattaataatattaatgaaCTATCCCTTTTTGGTGTTCCAAAAAGAAACACATGAATGTGTGCAACTACTAGGTACGTAAATCCTAGATGCAATCTAACATTGAGGTTTAAATTTTGGGTCGAAGTGAGTGCAAAGGTTTAAGGTGGAGGATAATggtattttgaaattttcatatattattCTTGACCATATTGAggcaaatatatatgtaattaaggcTACATTGAATTATGCTCCTACTTACAACTACACCAACAATAAGCACAAAGAATAATTAGACATAAATTGTGTTGGCATGTCAAGGCGTTTACTCTTTAGAAACGTTAAATTTGGAGGAATAGCGTCCCTATTACAGTTTGGAGACTAGCTATCACTGTTAACCaggatatatatacaattaaattaaataagaaattgaatttttaagaATAATGCGTATCACAAATCATTGTGAGAAGATAAACATGGAGAAGACGACATGCAAACTCATTGACTTTcaatgtaaaaataaattaatgttaACCAGAAGATACTAAAATGATTAGTCCTGATTTCTCGGACTACatgggtccaagagatttatgatCACTCATCGTTGAATGttaattcaacggttcacctCAACATATATCCAAAAATCCATTCATTGATgcaaaagaagaaatcaatttgACGCACAAGTTGCACTTTGGGAATTAATGAAAGGTAATACTTGCTCTTTATGGTAACGAGTCATTTCTTCTTATCAACAAGTCACACGTGTCTTTGATACATATACAGAAATTATTCTtgtaaaaaattagacaaattgaaaattgtttCGATATCTAATTGTATCCtataaaatcaatgaatacggtgctttaagaaagtactaaaatttcaataacacaATTGTGTGGTCAAACGATATatgatttaagtgattttttgtagagatatCTTTGAATGATAATCTAAAACATaaacggtttggattagtgaaatacgaTGCGGAGTGAGCCCTACAAATGTAAGCAAGATAATCTAAAACATAAACGGTttgaattagtgaaatacaatgtgGAGTGAGCTCTACAAATataagctatatatatatatcaaattataattaatggAAAAGCCCGAAAAGAAAAGCCAAAGGATATGAAAGAAACACATGCATGGTGGAATATTAATGGAATTCATCAAATTTGAATGCACATTTAATTTCATTAGGTGCTTGGTCGTTGGGATGTATAAATGGTATGACTATGCTTGAAGCAACCACGCATTCAAAGCAAAAAGCCTTCAAGTCTAAATCTGTGGCTCTCTAGGCTCTTTCTCTTCCATTAATATTTGTTGAGGACCTACGGATCTGCATAAGATCAGTCTGCACATTTTTAGACCATCTATCCATCTCAGTATTATTCGTCACCATTAAAAGTATCATACACTATCCAAAATCACCATTAATTTGATCTGCAGTGTTATTCATAAGTAAACAGCCTTATTAAAGAGAGCTGGCAGAtcaaattaataagaaaatttcTTCACCGCCATCTAAAATCACCTGGTGATGACCACCAAATATTAATCCAAAGCAAAGCCTGACTTTATGGATCTCTGTTTCCCTTACGTCCATATTTGTCCACTGgtttttgtccttttttttttatttatttaaaaaaggtGGAACTTGGGAAGACTTTGGGACATGAACGAAACTTTCGgttaaaatactttttttttaattttttatagagTAAGCGATAATTAAAGCTTTGCATATTTtcctttctcccaaaaaacattcttagagccttttccactttgaggggggaggaagccattgttctccccctctctcctcttcttttcctcctttcacctcttcccccattttcagagacaaatgGTTTTctctatttgtcttagttttgttatgattttcatccaaccattataGGCAGCTGCGGCTCAGCGTCGAATCTTCACCACCATTTCagcgtcggatctccaccaccatcttttttgcaatttctttatgtttggaataagttgcagagactctttgggttctctgtgtagttttcacttctccttttgtgagagtttttcatcacttctttgtgagagcttttcatctctcctttgtgagagttttatttgtattgttatggcttcattttttcaagccttatctcttttttattattctaagtttgtaatcttagttgggatgcctatgccagagtttcttcgatcctacctgatcgttagtggagacacactatattgtcttaattttgttattaGAACGCTTCGTTATTGTAATtgcccttttgtggctagtttgtattggccctttgtggctagtggtttttttggctgaaattatgaatgcaatcatagaatttctcaaccaaaaaaaaaaaaaaaagagtaagcGATAATTGTATTAATAACTTAGGTACACGTGATTATTCCATATACTAAGTACACCACAAGATATATCTCCACTAATAATGACATAAAGGCAAATAAATTTCGACATAAAAACTGCAACACTAAACAAAACTTTCTATGTGTACATGACATTCACTATgttgctttgtatttttagttgtgtacattccttctttctttttcttttttttccttttttcccctCACCAAACTTTCTTGCGCTTTCCTCCTCGCCCTTACTTTCGTCTTGCTccttttgttatttaatttttatacatTTGGTTGTGGCTGGTTATGATTCTGTTGATTTTTCACATCAAAGTGTGTGGCAGAGAGCAGGAACGGATCCACATAGGGGCAAGATGTGTCAATTGACCCTTGCAAGCCCAGAATCCATCATTGTAGGCCAAGATGTTGGCCCCTACAAATTGCCACAAACTGCTTGATGCAATGCTCCAGAGGGCGCAGCACACCAGCACAGCAAGCATGCGTTTtacagattaccttatttctcttttcagcatttaagtaaatgtctttttttttttttactttaatttattttcatattactTCATTTGCTTAGGTTTACAATGTAAAAAAGGAAGTATCCtctatttggattcaaataaaaatactag includes the following:
- the LOC117622866 gene encoding pentatricopeptide repeat-containing protein At2g13600-like, whose translation is MRRLERILLLKNYRQLCTLSKASFSPILDTRGSGHARLYFDGNPPSRNILSCNRMLAAHVRNDQTPIAQDLFDQMLVKDVVSWNTMLTGLQKAKNPHGVNRCFLQMRRDGFRPSEYTISTVLNAFLGTPFNVLVSQIHALVVRLALSSSVFVGSALIKGYANIGDQIALSRVFDEIPMKDVSSSNALVSSYMELGCTLEAQRVFDVMLERNIVSWTSLVSGYINNKRINKARSVFDKMREKNVVSWTVMISGYVKNQKFMDALDLFLLMLKSGALPNHFTFSSVLDACAGCSSLILGQQVHSSILKLGRPDDVIMSTSLVDMYAKCGDIEAAYCVFGSMPRKNLVTWNSIIGGSARHGLATKALDKFERMIKCGVRPDEVTFVNVLSACGHCGMVEKGENLFNSMKAKFGIEPNVEHYACMVDLYGKACNLEEAEKLIQGMPFQPDVVIWVAFLGACVLHSSLQLGEFAAKEIEKLRNDHPAIYSTLSKIHGERGVWDSVLEFRKIMKGKHIQKQIAGSWVESQYRIR
- the LOC117622865 gene encoding probable pre-mRNA-splicing factor ATP-dependent RNA helicase DEAH2 isoform X1, which translates into the protein MGTERKRKVSLFDVVDETSVSSAKMSKSNGGAGATANHNAVSNLINRWTGKPYSQRYYEILEKRKTLPVWHQKEEFLQALKASQSLILVGETGSGKTTQIPQFVLEAVDSETPDKRRKMMIACTQPRRVAAMSVSRRVAEEMDVTIGEEVGYSIRFEDCSSARTVLKYLTDGMLLREAMTDPLLERYSVIILDEAHERTLATDVLFGLLKEVLRNRPDLKLVVMSATLEAEKFQGYFSGAPLMKVPGRLHPVEIFYTEEPERDYLEAAIRTVVQIHMYETPGDILVFLTGEEEIEDACRKINKEVGNLGDQAGPVKVVPLYSTLPPAMQQKIFDPAPPPINEGGIPGRKIVVSTNIAETSLTIDGIVYVIDPGFAKQKVYNPRVRVESLLVSPISKASAHQRSGRAGRTQPGKCFRLYTEKSFHNDLQPQTYPEILRSNLANTVLTLKKLGIDDLVHFDFMDPPAPETLMRALEVLNYLGALDDDGNLTKLGEIMSEFPLDPQMSKMLVVSPEFNCSNEILSISAMLSVPNCFVRPREAQKAADEAKARFGHIDGDHLTLLNVYHAYKQNNEDPSWCYENFVNQRALKSADNVRQQLVRIMARFSLKLCSTDFNSRDYYINIRKAMLAGYFMQVAHLERTGHYLTVKDNQVVHLHPSNCLDHKPEWVIYNEYVLTSRNFIRTVTDIRGEWLVDIAPHYYDLANFPQCEAKRVLEKLYKKREDRDENKNRK
- the LOC117622865 gene encoding probable pre-mRNA-splicing factor ATP-dependent RNA helicase DEAH2 isoform X3, translating into MGTERKRKVSLFDVVDETSVSSAKMSKSNGGAGATANHNAVSNLINRWTGKPYSQRYYEILEKRKTLPVWHQKEEFLQALKASQSLILVGETGSGKTTQIPQFVLEAVDSETPDKRRKMMIACTQPRRVAAMSVSRRVAEEMDVTIGEEVGYSIRFEDCSSARTVLKYLTDGMLLREAMTDPLLERYSVIILDEAHERTLATDVLFGLLKEVLRNRPDLKLVVMSATLEAEKFQGYFSGAPLMKVPGRLHPVEIFYTEEPERDYLEAAIRTVVQIHMYETPGDILVFLTGEEEIEDACRKINKEVGNLGDQAGPVKVVPLYSTLPPAMQQKIFDPAPPPINEGGIPGRKIVVSTNIAETSLTIDGIVYVIDPGFAKQKVYNPRVRVESLLVSPISKASAHQRSGRAGRTQPGKCFRLYTEKSFHNDLQPQTYPEILRSNLANTVLTLKKLGIDDLVHFDFMDPPAPETLMRALEVLNYLGALDDDGNLTKLGEIMSEFPLDPQMSKMLVVSPEFNCSNEILSISAMLSVLSHEANGVVSPLCIC
- the LOC117622865 gene encoding probable pre-mRNA-splicing factor ATP-dependent RNA helicase DEAH2 isoform X2, with product MGTERKRKVSLFDVVDETSVSSAKMSKSNGGAGATANHNAVSNLINRWTGKPYSQRYYEILEKRKTLPVWHQKEEFLQALKASQSLILVGETGSGKTTQIPQFVLEAVDSETPDKRRKMMIACTQPRRVAAMSVSRRVAEEMDVTIGEEVGYSIRFEDCSSARTVLKYLTDGMLLREAMTDPLLERYSVIILDEAHERTLATDVLFGLLKEVLRNRPDLKLVVMSATLEAEKFQGYFSGAPLMKVPGRLHPVEIFYTEEPERDYLEAAIRTVVQIHMYETPGDILVFLTGEEEIEDACRKINKEVGNLGDQAGPVKVVPLYSTLPPAMQQKIFDPAPPPINEGGIPGRKIVVSTNIAETSLTIDGIVYVIDPGFAKQKVYNPRVRVESLLVSPISKASAHQRSGRAGRTQPGKCFRLYTEKSFHNDLQPQTYPEILRSNLANTVLTLKKLGIDDLVHFDFMDPPAPETLMRALEVLNYLGALDDDGNLTKLGEIMSEFPLDPQMSKMLVVSPEFNCSNEILSISAMLSDSCSFSVLSHEANGVVSPLCIC